In a genomic window of Ammospiza caudacuta isolate bAmmCau1 unplaced genomic scaffold, bAmmCau1.pri scaffold_191, whole genome shotgun sequence:
- the LOC131571760 gene encoding collagen alpha-1(I) chain-like — MGETHAPEDCQEAGEPAPPTASPREGRRRPHMPSFGGGPGARARPGLRAEGHAARAGHAGGTAARPLSLSRDDARTTHTLGPRGRGRGRRPPRAPAPLRPPRRGARGGAPPRRRRGRLSLFPGGLTPLETARDDDRAAGAPSPPAGPLPPGGPADGERAPPPAPEADATETRAGVASARGLPDGRPRRRRGRTPGTAAAASHRRGPLPRHAPGGRRRRRTRRAGPGPGPPPATAGALRPTVPAGGGHPSSGAAAARHGVARARGPPPTEGPPDARPPGGRAIEPGGGRRPADGAAGAFEEEGRRGERGRTRGTRRRARERPRQRAEERARRTPAAATPRPRKGRERALSAGVARYDEASGSAPAADRASRGLSAEAGPRRGGGRAPLPGAARLPPRARARGGHHDDDDDRGSAAGGRGHHRRGSAGVAAPHPSVAPHRRPATPAAAAAAAAAGTAAATAGRAEPPESLNRRPARRPPFGPRSGVWRRRGGNLGGGGEPPRRGALGTWPWGEGNDLHGPAGVPPPLPPSGERPPAGARPTSAATTAASFSGPGVSLSSPALRPRGPPRLGPPRRRGDAARPPSAPRPRARARPEARPGTPGGGLGPPVREGHRSARERELLPARQKPRSPVREGPEEPPPPSPEGAPATRSLAISTSAADGCHGRTAGRRSTGEAARGGTGAPPGGAVPSTPPSRHPGGSSRAPRRAGLGRTRAAAERGARTRHPATGVRRRRPRWARGSGPAAAPLPGGDGPAADRRCRAPPSLSLWGCGARPRREGRVAPRCRPRPAGRGAERANGAGVRATPRARPAGRPGNAAGAEPHR, encoded by the exons atgggAGAAACCCACGCTCCGGAGGACTGCCAAGAGGCGGGGGAGCCCGCGCCCCCGACCGCCTCCCCCCGCGAGGGGAGACGCCGGCCTCACATGCCGTCCTTCGGAGGCGGCCCAGGCGCCCGGGCTCGGCCCGGCCTCCGCGCGGAGGGCCACGCGGCGCGCGCCGGGCACGCGGGGGGCACGGCGGCCCGCCCGCTCTCGCTTTCACGGGACGACGCGCGCACAACACACACACTGGGGCCGCGCGGCCGGGGGCGCGGCCGTCGGCCCCCGCGCGCGCCGGCTCCCCTTCGGCCCCCTCGCCGCGGGGCTCGCGGCGGcgcgccgccgcgccgccggcGCGGCCGGCTCTCTCTCTTCCCCGGCGGCCTTACCCCGCTCGAGACGGCACGCGACGACGACCGTGCCGCCGGCGCGCCTTCCCCGCCGGCGGGACCGCTCCCGCCGGGCGGGCCAGCGGACGGCGAACGCGCTCCGCCGCCGGCCCCGGAGGCGGACGCCACCGAGACCCGAGCCGGCGTCGCCAGCGCCCGAGGCCTGCCGGACGGCAGGCCCCGCCGTCGCCGGGGCCGCACTCCCGGGACCGCCGCCGCCGCGTCGCACCGCCGCGGCCCCTTGCCTCGGCACGCGCCCGGCGGAAGGC GGCGACGGAGGACGCGACGTGCGGGGCCCGGGCCGGGACCGCCGCCGGCCACGGCGGGCGCCCTCCGGCCGACCGTCCCCGCAGGGGGGGGACACCCGTCgagcggcgccgccgccgctcggcACGGGGTCGCCCGCGCTCGCGGGCCTCCGCCGACGGAGGGCCCGCCGGACGCTCGCcccccgggcgggcgggcgaTCGAGCCGGGCGGGGGACGACGGCCGGCGGACGGCGCCGCCGGTGCGTTCGAGGAGGAAGGCCGTCGAGGGGAGAGGGGCCGGACGCGCGGGACGCGGCGCCGCGCGCGCGAGAGACCGCGGCAGCGGGCCGAGGAGAGAGCGCGGCGGACCCCGGCGGCCGCGACCCCGCGGCcgaggaaaggcagagagcgGGCGCTCTCTGCCGGCGTCGCCCGTTACGACGAGGCGAGCGGGTCGGCCCCCGCGGCCGACCGCGCAAGCCGCGGCCTCTCCGCCGAGGCCGGGCCGCGGAGAGGGGGGGGCAGGGCGCCCCTCCCCGGCGCGGCGCGGTTACCcccgcgcgcgcgcgcgcgcggcgGGCACCACGACGACGACGACGACCGAGGGAGCGCGGCCGGCGGCCGCGGACACCACCGCAGGGGCTCGGCGGGAGTAGCTGCTCCCCACCCCTCAGTGGCGCCGCACCGCCGCCCGGCAAcacccgccgccgccgccgccgccgccgccgccggcacCGCCGCCGCCACGGCGGGCCGCGCTGAGCCGCCCGAGTCTTTAAACCGCCGCCCGGCTCGCCGGCCCCCTTTCGGCCCCCGCAGCGGCGTGTGGCGACGCCGAGGGGGAaacctggggggggggggggaaccgcCGAGGCGCGGAGCGCTAGGTACCTGGCCCTGGGGCGAGGGAAACGACCTGCATGGCCCCGCCGGGGTGCCTCCCCCGCTGCCGCCCTCGGGGGAGCGTCCACCGGCGGGGGCGCGCCCGACGTCTGCCGCCACCACCGCGGCGTCCTTCTCGGGGCCCGGGGTTTCCCTCAGTAGCCCGGCGCTGCGCCCGAGAGGACCGCCGCGGCTCGGGCCGCCCCGCCGGCGCGGGGACGCGGCCCGACCGCCGAGCGCGCCTCGcccgcgcgcgcgcgcgcgcccCGAAGCGCGGCCCGGAACGCCCGGAGGGGGGCTCGGCCCTCCGGTGCGCGAGGGGCACCGCTCGGCCCGAGAGCGGGAACTCTTGCCGGCCCGGCAAAAGCCCCGCTCCCCGGTGCGGGAAGGGCCGGAGGAGCCGCCTCCTCCGAGCCCCGAAGGCGCCCCCGCCACCCGCTCCCTCGCCATTTCCACATCGGCCGCCGACGGGTGCCACGGCCGGACGGCCGGCCGTCGCTCGACGGGCGAAGCAGCGAGGGGAGGGACGGGCGCGCCTCCGGGAGGGGCCGTGCCGAGCACCCCTCCCTCCCGGCACCCGGGCGGCTCCTCGCGCGCACCGAGGAGAGCCGGCCTCGGGAGAACTCGGGCCGCCGCTGAGCGGGGCGCCCGCACGCGGCACCCGGCGACCGGCGTTCGGCGGCGCCGGCCGCGGTGGGCGAGAGGCTCGGggccggccgcggccccgctccccggcGGGGACGGACCGGCGGCAGACCGGC GGTGCCGCGCGCCTCCGTCACTCTCTCTCTGGGGCTGCGGCGCGCGGCCTCGACGGGAAGGGCGTGTGGCCCCCCGGTGCCGACCGAGGCCGGCGGGCCGGGGAGCCGAGCGTGCGAACGGAGCGGGCGTGCGAGCGACGCCGCGCGCGCGGCCGGCCGGACGGCCCGGCAACGCGGCAGGCGCCGAGCCCCACCGGTAA